From the genome of Synchiropus splendidus isolate RoL2022-P1 chromosome 17, RoL_Sspl_1.0, whole genome shotgun sequence, one region includes:
- the snx12 gene encoding sorting nexin-12 isoform X2 → MSAEPAVADTRRLNLKPQDLADAYGPPSNYLEIDVYDPQIVGVGRNRYTTYVVRMQTNLPIFKLKESCVRRRYSDFEWLKIELERDSKIVVPPLPGKALKRQLPFRGDEGLFENSFIEERRIGLEQFINRIAGHPLAQNERCLHMFLQEEVIDRNYIPGKVRH, encoded by the exons ATGTCCGCGGAGCCTGCGGTGGCCGACACTCGCCGACTGAATTTGAAACCACAGGACCTGGCGGACGCGTACGGTCCACCCAGCAATTACTTGGAAATAGACGTTTATGACCCACAGATCGTTGGCGTTGGACGGAACCGTTACACCACATACGTAGTCCGCATGCAG ACAAACCTCCCAATTTTCAAACTGAAAGAGTCCTGTGTGAGAAGAAGATACAGTGACTTCGAGTGGTTAAAGATCGAGCTGGAAAGAGACAGTAAG ATTGTAGTACCACCCCTGCCGGGCAAAGCCCTGAAGAGACAGTTGCCGTTCCGTGGAGATGAGGGACTTTTCGAGAATTCTTTCATCGAGGAGCGAAGAATAGGCCTGGAGCAGTTCATCAACAG AATTGCAGGTCACCCTCTGGCCCAGAACGAGCGCTGTCTTCACATGTTCCTTCAAGAGGAGGTCATCGACCGCAACTACATTCCCGGAAAAGTACGACACTAG
- the snx12 gene encoding sorting nexin-12 isoform X1: MSAEPAVADTRRLNLKPQDLADAYGPPSNYLEIDVYDPQIVGVGRNRYTTYVVRMQTNLPIFKLKESCVRRRYSDFEWLKIELERDSKIVVPPLPGKALKRQLPFRGDEGLFENSFIEERRIGLEQFINRIAGHPLAQNERCLHMFLQEEVIDRNYIPGKTPPTAAAEHSQHHIRWNPSWKIATAEPRICLSSHM, from the exons ATGTCCGCGGAGCCTGCGGTGGCCGACACTCGCCGACTGAATTTGAAACCACAGGACCTGGCGGACGCGTACGGTCCACCCAGCAATTACTTGGAAATAGACGTTTATGACCCACAGATCGTTGGCGTTGGACGGAACCGTTACACCACATACGTAGTCCGCATGCAG ACAAACCTCCCAATTTTCAAACTGAAAGAGTCCTGTGTGAGAAGAAGATACAGTGACTTCGAGTGGTTAAAGATCGAGCTGGAAAGAGACAGTAAG ATTGTAGTACCACCCCTGCCGGGCAAAGCCCTGAAGAGACAGTTGCCGTTCCGTGGAGATGAGGGACTTTTCGAGAATTCTTTCATCGAGGAGCGAAGAATAGGCCTGGAGCAGTTCATCAACAG AATTGCAGGTCACCCTCTGGCCCAGAACGAGCGCTGTCTTCACATGTTCCTTCAAGAGGAGGTCATCGACCGCAACTACATTCCCGGAAAA ACCCCTCCGACTGCTGCCGCTGAACATTCCCAACATCACATCAGATGGAACCCGTCCTGGAAAATCGCGACTGCAGAGCCACGTATTTGTCTTTCCTCACATATGTAA
- the LOC128748165 gene encoding cytokine receptor common subunit gamma-like: MATVLFLILYLTGHVVAENLPDVDCVVVHLEHVRCSWNNPNPSAVVDRLYGRFEPDKETECNVSVECIFPYKEINRKFFLFYTRLVRGNATVRKTHDLKTKVKLHPPTNLTVKQGPDSNLWFYWNQTIAHCVENEVRFRTRNRKWESSNTYKGEHSYCIHLPSSKYRYELQVRSKIHRDCGESRIWSDWCDPVAWGSNITTGEPLHANSHSYDTERNPPEHSVPVWTVVLCVMGSATAVLLALMLLQRERLRVIFIPVVPKPLIPLDMENWLQISKGLKEGFKTSYNDLACPVREFCPLTLSTTCLSADSSAGVSSDSQELEKTCC; the protein is encoded by the exons ATGGCGACAGTGCTGTTCCTGATTCTCTACCTGACCGGGCATGTGGTTGCTGAAAACCTTCCAG ATGTGGATTGCGTGGTGGTGCATCTGGAACATGTTCGCTGTTCTTGGAATAATCCGAACCCTTCGGCGGTCGTTGACAGATTATACGGcag GTTTGAACCAGATAAAGAGACGGAGTGCAACGTCAGCGTGGAGTGTATCTTCCCCTATAAAGAGATAAACAGGAAATTCTTCCTCTTTTACACAAGACTCGTCCGTGGAAACGCCACAGTTCGGAAAACACACGACCTCAAAACAAAAG TGAAACTGCATCCGCCGACCAACCTGACGGTCAAACAGGGACCCGACTCCAACTTATGGTTCTACTGGAATCAGACGATCGCTCACTGTGTGGAGAATGAGGTTCGCTTCAGGaccagaaacaggaagtgggag AGCTCAAACACCTACAAGGGTGAGCATAGTTACTGCATCCACTTGCCTTCCTCCAAGTACCGCTACGAGCTCCAGGTCAGGAGCAAGATCCACCGGGACTGTGGGGAGTCTAGGATCTGGAGTGACTGGTGTGATCCTGTGGCCTGGGGATCCAACATCACCACGGGTGAACCGTTGCACGCCAACTCTCACAGCT ACGACACTGAGCGAAACCCACCGGAGCATTCGGTACctgtgtggactgttgtccttTGTGTCATGGGTTCCGCCACCGCTGTCCTGCTGGCACTGATGTTGCTGCAGCGAGAGAG ACTGAGAGTCATCTTCATCCCTGTGGTGCCGAAACCCTTGATTCCTCTGGATATGGAG aaCTGGCTTCAGATCTCCAAAGGCCTGAAGGAAGGATTCAAGACCAGCTACAACGACCTCGCCTGTCCCGTCAGAGAGTTCTGCCCCTTGACCTTGTCGACCACCTGCTTGTCTGCAGACTCCAGCGCAGGCGTCTCCTCTGACagccaggagctggagaaaACCTGCTGTTGA
- the snx12 gene encoding sorting nexin-12 isoform X3, whose product MSAEPAVADTRRLNLKPQDLADAYGPPSNYLEIDVYDPQIVGVGRNRYTTYVVRMQTNLPIFKLKESCVRRRYSDFEWLKIELERDSKIVVPPLPGKALKRQLPFRGDEGLFENSFIEERRIGLEQFINRIAGHPLAQNERCLHMFLQEEVIDRNYIPGKV is encoded by the exons ATGTCCGCGGAGCCTGCGGTGGCCGACACTCGCCGACTGAATTTGAAACCACAGGACCTGGCGGACGCGTACGGTCCACCCAGCAATTACTTGGAAATAGACGTTTATGACCCACAGATCGTTGGCGTTGGACGGAACCGTTACACCACATACGTAGTCCGCATGCAG ACAAACCTCCCAATTTTCAAACTGAAAGAGTCCTGTGTGAGAAGAAGATACAGTGACTTCGAGTGGTTAAAGATCGAGCTGGAAAGAGACAGTAAG ATTGTAGTACCACCCCTGCCGGGCAAAGCCCTGAAGAGACAGTTGCCGTTCCGTGGAGATGAGGGACTTTTCGAGAATTCTTTCATCGAGGAGCGAAGAATAGGCCTGGAGCAGTTCATCAACAG AATTGCAGGTCACCCTCTGGCCCAGAACGAGCGCTGTCTTCACATGTTCCTTCAAGAGGAGGTCATCGACCGCAACTACATTCCCGGAAAA GTATGA